In Actinoplanes derwentensis, the following proteins share a genomic window:
- a CDS encoding SCO6745 family protein, with protein MTEVHEQAARNAWRSAEPLHGLIYFVPEARERYAALGLDATEGYFASRSAAMGPVGPGPVTATFFNFNPRLVARALPAAWERTTPAAVLEARVEAAGAALTRLLGEAVDSPELREAADLARRAAESAAAYPQGRPLFAAHVALPWPEQPHLVLWHAQTVLREFRGDGHVAALLLSGLSGLEAVVLHVASGEIPRRFLQLSRGWSAEEWDAAVAGLRERGLVDGDEPALSEGGRALRASIEETTDRLAAPAYAVLGVDGCTRLAELTRPLSRTVVKAGALNVDKAVSRS; from the coding sequence ATGACCGAGGTCCACGAGCAGGCGGCGCGGAATGCCTGGCGGTCGGCGGAACCGTTGCACGGGCTGATCTACTTCGTGCCGGAGGCGCGGGAGCGTTACGCGGCACTGGGTCTCGACGCCACCGAAGGCTACTTCGCGTCCCGGTCGGCGGCGATGGGACCGGTCGGTCCGGGTCCGGTGACGGCCACCTTCTTCAACTTCAACCCGCGACTGGTCGCCCGGGCGCTGCCGGCGGCGTGGGAGCGGACGACGCCGGCGGCCGTGCTGGAGGCCCGGGTGGAGGCGGCCGGTGCCGCGTTGACCCGGCTGCTCGGCGAGGCGGTGGACTCCCCGGAGCTGCGGGAGGCCGCCGACCTGGCCCGGCGTGCCGCCGAGTCGGCCGCGGCGTACCCGCAAGGACGTCCGCTCTTCGCCGCCCACGTCGCCCTGCCGTGGCCGGAGCAGCCGCATCTGGTCCTCTGGCACGCCCAGACGGTTCTGCGAGAGTTCCGCGGTGATGGGCACGTCGCGGCCCTGCTGCTGTCCGGCCTGTCCGGCCTGGAAGCGGTGGTTCTGCACGTCGCGAGCGGTGAGATCCCGCGCCGTTTCCTGCAGCTGAGCCGGGGCTGGAGCGCCGAGGAGTGGGACGCTGCGGTCGCCGGGCTGCGCGAACGCGGGCTGGTCGACGGGGACGAACCGGCGCTGAGCGAGGGTGGACGGGCGTTGCGGGCCTCGATCGAGGAGACCACCGACCGGCTCGCCGCGCCGGCCTACGCGGTGCTCGGTGTGGACGGGTGCACCCGGCTCGCCGAGTTGACCCGGCCGTTGAGCCGGACCGTGGTCAAGGCGGGCGCCCTGAACGTCGACAAGGCGGTAAGCCGGAGCTGA
- a CDS encoding CATRA system-associated protein — MFELLDDLWMVLDKTEEWYLSERRWALIDVLLERVSVALGNGSVDALRQAIRDLELSGHDRGRSADSGPPGKQPPKTRDKVQQIRDQLDPPKAAAKEASRGGSGR, encoded by the coding sequence ATGTTCGAGCTTCTCGACGACCTCTGGATGGTTCTGGACAAGACAGAGGAGTGGTATCTCAGCGAGCGCCGGTGGGCGCTCATCGACGTTCTGCTGGAGCGGGTGTCGGTTGCTCTCGGGAACGGCTCGGTCGATGCTCTCCGCCAGGCCATCCGCGACCTGGAGCTTAGTGGCCACGACCGGGGCCGGAGCGCGGACAGCGGCCCGCCCGGTAAACAGCCGCCGAAGACCAGGGACAAGGTGCAGCAGATCAGGGACCAGCTCGACCCGCCGAAGGCCGCAGCTAAGGAGGCGTCGCGCGGTGGCTCCGGCCGCTGA
- a CDS encoding CATRA conflict system CASPASE/TPR repeat-associated protein, translating into MAPAADQELVIHLFARSEGPSAVTAYAEIRAIWDRCRDVLGLTVPLAGVGLPTDLPTVLPRDPGELVVAARKHPGLLYQAILRRFPTTVNLSVVLSPGPGGPGWRDLDRLWQSVAGPWSGTLLGVAYLFLGKSADLTCTERDAADLPVSGPVGWWFHGVPTADGFALWEPGVHDADGRAERRFLVLARPDEDDRLADWTWSSGVPVLPPLGHHLRHAAVLRHQVRVWQRADGLRRVQDRLDDGGDPAEVRRDIAYWRSALRDMRRTVKNLETAIHEVGGAEAGPLADDLAVAVWFRGALKDDLAALAVADERAAALSTLPIPSGEIEPMPDPRHVFVIHGRDEQARSALWTFLQAIDLHPLDWEEVVQRTGAPSPYMGEVLAKAFESNQAAIVLMTPDDGALLHESLRNRGDRDFEGKLTGQVRPNVLLEAGMALAVQRDRTIIIEIGDLRPVSDLAGINTIHFNGTVASLHKIAQRLRGAGCAVNTDGTDWLDATRFTDLDAYDRKF; encoded by the coding sequence GTGGCTCCGGCCGCTGACCAGGAGCTGGTGATTCATCTCTTCGCCCGGAGCGAGGGCCCGTCCGCCGTCACGGCGTACGCCGAGATCCGGGCGATCTGGGATCGTTGCCGGGACGTTCTGGGACTGACCGTTCCGCTGGCCGGGGTGGGGCTGCCCACCGATCTGCCGACGGTGCTGCCCCGGGATCCGGGTGAGCTGGTGGTGGCCGCGCGAAAACATCCCGGCCTGCTGTACCAGGCGATCCTGCGCCGCTTCCCGACGACCGTCAACCTGTCGGTGGTGCTGTCCCCCGGCCCGGGCGGTCCCGGCTGGCGGGACCTGGACCGGCTGTGGCAGTCCGTCGCGGGGCCCTGGTCGGGCACGTTGCTCGGGGTCGCGTACCTGTTCCTCGGCAAGAGCGCCGACCTGACCTGCACCGAACGGGACGCCGCGGATCTCCCGGTGTCCGGGCCGGTCGGCTGGTGGTTTCACGGGGTGCCGACCGCGGACGGCTTCGCGCTGTGGGAGCCCGGTGTCCACGACGCCGACGGTCGCGCCGAGCGCCGGTTCCTGGTGCTCGCCCGCCCGGACGAGGACGACCGGCTCGCCGACTGGACCTGGTCGTCAGGTGTACCGGTGCTGCCGCCGCTCGGTCACCACCTGCGGCACGCCGCCGTGCTGCGGCATCAGGTCCGGGTCTGGCAGCGGGCCGACGGGCTGCGCCGGGTCCAGGATCGGCTGGACGACGGCGGTGATCCCGCGGAGGTCCGCCGGGACATCGCCTACTGGCGGTCGGCGCTGCGCGACATGCGGCGCACCGTCAAGAACCTGGAGACGGCCATCCACGAGGTCGGCGGAGCCGAGGCCGGGCCGCTCGCCGACGACCTGGCGGTGGCCGTCTGGTTCCGCGGTGCCCTCAAGGACGACCTGGCCGCCCTGGCCGTCGCCGACGAAAGAGCGGCCGCTCTGAGCACTTTGCCCATCCCATCAGGAGAGATCGAACCCATGCCCGATCCGCGTCATGTCTTCGTCATCCACGGCCGCGACGAGCAGGCCCGTTCAGCCCTGTGGACGTTTCTGCAAGCCATCGACCTGCACCCGCTCGACTGGGAGGAGGTGGTGCAGCGGACCGGCGCGCCCTCCCCGTACATGGGCGAGGTTCTGGCGAAAGCCTTCGAGTCCAACCAGGCGGCCATCGTCCTGATGACCCCCGACGACGGCGCGCTCCTGCACGAGAGTCTGCGCAACCGCGGGGACCGCGACTTCGAGGGCAAGCTGACCGGGCAGGTCCGGCCGAACGTGCTGCTGGAAGCCGGCATGGCCCTGGCGGTGCAGCGCGACCGCACGATCATCATCGAGATCGGCGATCTGCGGCCGGTCTCCGATCTGGCGGGTATCAACACGATCCACTTCAACGGCACGGTCGCCAGCCTGCACAAGATCGCCCAACGGCTGCGGGGTGCGGGCTGCGCGGTCAACACCGACGGCACCGATTGGCTGGACGCCACCCGCTTCACCGATCTGGACGCGTACGACCGCAAGTTCTGA
- a CDS encoding NPCBM/NEW2 domain-containing protein — protein sequence MNAVTKSRNAALFVFLFLVAALIAGVILYLAHSGADRTAVPLVIGCVLVAFVMAIAAVRIVMAFRRSAKMTEAGLPPSRLLHVLDLRQWLILLVGLSFVAVGTGAFTGVRVLSRSGEPVALTPLPVPTVVEPTPVEPTFTEPTFTEPPSPSLTEELSESPSVDPSLDPAPGSTKYLDNEDELEGYTEADAVAFAAKRYPRGITFYCRSASENAYQWNVAGFSQFQAVGGIDDNTENTFGKVVEFEFYDQDGRKLGKPVEVSMGRPKDITLSLAGVTSLRMTCSTRDSKTNEERNTNASLGDPVVILN from the coding sequence GTGAACGCCGTGACCAAGAGCCGCAACGCCGCTCTGTTCGTCTTCCTCTTCCTGGTGGCCGCGCTGATCGCGGGCGTGATCCTCTATCTTGCCCACAGCGGTGCCGACCGGACCGCCGTCCCCCTGGTGATCGGCTGTGTGCTTGTCGCGTTCGTGATGGCGATCGCCGCCGTGCGCATCGTGATGGCGTTCCGTCGCAGCGCGAAGATGACCGAGGCCGGCCTGCCACCGAGCCGGCTCCTGCACGTCCTGGACCTGCGCCAGTGGCTGATCCTGCTGGTCGGTCTCAGTTTCGTGGCGGTCGGCACCGGAGCGTTCACCGGTGTGCGGGTCCTCAGCCGTTCCGGGGAGCCGGTCGCTCTCACTCCGCTTCCGGTGCCGACCGTCGTGGAGCCGACTCCCGTGGAACCGACCTTCACGGAACCGACCTTCACCGAGCCGCCGTCGCCATCGCTGACTGAGGAACTCAGCGAATCGCCCAGCGTCGACCCGAGTCTGGACCCGGCGCCCGGATCGACCAAGTACCTGGACAACGAGGACGAACTGGAGGGTTACACCGAGGCGGACGCGGTCGCCTTCGCCGCGAAACGCTACCCCCGCGGCATCACCTTCTACTGCCGGTCCGCCAGCGAGAACGCCTACCAGTGGAACGTGGCCGGCTTCAGCCAGTTCCAGGCCGTCGGCGGTATCGACGACAACACCGAGAACACGTTCGGCAAGGTCGTCGAATTCGAGTTCTACGACCAGGACGGCCGCAAACTGGGCAAGCCGGTCGAGGTCTCGATGGGCCGCCCCAAGGACATCACCCTGTCGCTGGCCGGTGTCACCAGCCTCCGGATGACCTGCTCCACCCGCGACTCGAAGACCAACGAGGAACGCAACACCAACGCCTCCCTCGGCGACCCCGTCGTCATCCTGAACTGA
- a CDS encoding CHAT domain-containing protein encodes MTDERDEIDRLRQSWSDAPTGSPEAARLAGALGRQLFLRHFQQRSGTADRDEAAERLDESLTRPQSVQDATVTHVGLAALLLFRALPIPVGGDPFGAAGISLGMALMRGELNTPESAADRRRVAAHLAWVVEHQPPEADIRAVAEALLAVLGIFDGHGLAGIPAAFAKLPRLGQGLDELVDLVRTWNDDDHDQLGAAFDAVLRQLPAGHRLRPMIVAEAGALLAQRGHVGGLPSALAGMHGVIRDSLEAVQPDDPLRAETLRRLAGLLLSGAAHQGDMDSVAPILRVADTLIAAGGDPVTVGRDRFLRAMALTLRGRLRNDPDDLRAAVHDLQAAVRAVPPTDDLHSAITGMLGALIHDRHLTAGVRADGDAARELLDAVADHEPMAAYAGAMSRAIAAVQRRDRAELDASVTELTGHLAALPADYPWRSRFDAALGLAHLSRLTVGGDRDDLRLGLDGLRRAGAELAVEMSGRPALKAAAALAGLLDGLSTGDPDQAAAAAEALDRVVDAAPDLTDLAVLRAETAFARYERWGDPEQLRLAVDGLRELRFAPGHPLAAHVAKRLALAGHAAGDRAGAIDAGLAALRAYGHDTLLQAGAAHALDAGREAAGLGLLVAGWCRDAGRPEAALEAAELGRGLVLHGAMTAARVPGMLRAAGQPDLAREWAARPSPGTPLTGVIAHVMAGTPGVLDDLTPRVLATLEAAGRELRPVTVPGPGEIAATLVDADADALVYLLDGWMLLVDRTGAVSAIDLPLLRLDAPELSGYLLAHDARRAQDPDAPSWSGALDDVCEWAGKALIGALPGGRLVLIPYGVLGYVPWHAARLGERYACQDFAFSYAASARQWIAAVHRPRLAEGETVLVAGTAPDLPLVATELALVASHYPATTAAVRFSGAPVVHVAAHAVAARRPAESLLAVPGGDRSVAEILAEAYTRDPDSPGGLIVLSSCTSDFAAADFDEALTLATAFLAAGAASVVGTKWAMLEPATVCLMHMFHRFRTGGLGDRDALRAAQNWMLDPGPTLPAELAPVWTHRPARLAHPAHWAAFAHHGG; translated from the coding sequence GTGACCGACGAGCGTGACGAGATCGACCGCCTACGGCAGAGTTGGAGCGACGCGCCGACCGGCAGTCCGGAAGCGGCCCGGCTCGCCGGGGCCCTCGGCCGGCAGCTCTTCCTGCGGCACTTCCAACAGCGCAGCGGTACCGCCGACCGGGACGAGGCCGCCGAACGCCTCGACGAGTCGCTGACCCGCCCGCAGTCCGTGCAGGACGCCACCGTCACCCACGTCGGGCTGGCCGCGTTGCTGCTGTTCCGGGCGCTGCCCATCCCGGTCGGCGGCGACCCGTTCGGCGCGGCGGGAATCTCGCTCGGGATGGCCCTGATGCGCGGCGAACTGAACACTCCGGAGAGTGCCGCCGACCGGCGCCGGGTCGCCGCCCACCTCGCGTGGGTGGTCGAGCACCAGCCGCCGGAGGCCGACATCCGGGCGGTGGCCGAGGCCCTGCTGGCGGTGCTCGGCATCTTCGACGGCCACGGTCTCGCCGGGATCCCGGCCGCGTTCGCCAAACTGCCCCGGCTCGGCCAGGGCCTGGACGAACTGGTGGACCTGGTCCGGACCTGGAACGACGACGACCACGACCAATTGGGCGCGGCCTTCGACGCGGTGCTGCGGCAGCTTCCGGCCGGGCACCGGCTGCGTCCGATGATCGTCGCCGAAGCCGGGGCGCTGCTCGCTCAGCGTGGTCACGTGGGCGGCCTCCCGTCCGCGCTGGCCGGGATGCACGGGGTCATCCGGGACAGCCTCGAGGCCGTCCAGCCCGACGATCCGCTGCGGGCCGAGACGCTGCGCAGGCTGGCCGGACTGCTGCTCAGCGGTGCCGCCCATCAGGGCGACATGGACAGTGTGGCGCCGATCCTGCGGGTGGCCGACACCCTGATCGCCGCCGGTGGTGATCCGGTCACGGTGGGCCGGGACCGTTTCCTGCGGGCGATGGCGCTGACGCTGCGTGGCCGGTTACGCAACGACCCTGACGATCTACGAGCCGCGGTTCACGACCTTCAAGCGGCGGTACGGGCGGTGCCGCCCACCGACGACCTGCACTCGGCCATCACCGGGATGCTCGGCGCGCTGATCCACGACCGGCACCTGACCGCGGGTGTCCGGGCCGACGGCGACGCGGCCCGGGAACTGCTCGACGCGGTCGCCGATCACGAGCCGATGGCGGCGTACGCCGGGGCGATGTCCCGTGCCATCGCGGCCGTGCAGCGCCGGGACCGCGCCGAACTGGACGCATCAGTCACCGAACTGACCGGGCACCTCGCCGCCCTGCCCGCCGACTATCCCTGGCGCTCCCGTTTCGACGCCGCCCTGGGCCTCGCCCACCTGAGCCGGCTGACCGTCGGCGGCGACCGCGACGACCTGCGCCTCGGCCTCGACGGCCTGCGCCGTGCCGGAGCGGAACTGGCCGTCGAGATGTCCGGGCGCCCGGCCCTGAAAGCCGCCGCCGCCCTCGCCGGCCTGCTGGACGGCCTCAGCACCGGCGACCCCGATCAGGCCGCCGCCGCCGCGGAAGCTCTCGACCGGGTCGTCGACGCGGCCCCGGACCTGACCGACCTCGCGGTGTTGCGGGCGGAGACGGCGTTCGCCCGGTACGAGCGGTGGGGCGACCCCGAACAGTTGCGCCTCGCCGTCGACGGCCTGCGGGAACTGCGGTTCGCCCCCGGGCATCCGCTGGCCGCGCACGTCGCGAAACGGCTCGCGCTGGCCGGTCACGCGGCGGGCGACCGGGCCGGGGCCATCGACGCCGGACTCGCGGCGTTACGGGCGTACGGCCACGACACCCTCCTGCAGGCCGGGGCCGCGCACGCGCTGGACGCGGGCCGTGAAGCCGCCGGTCTCGGGCTGCTGGTCGCCGGATGGTGCCGGGACGCCGGCCGTCCCGAAGCGGCCCTGGAAGCCGCCGAACTGGGCCGGGGCCTGGTACTGCACGGCGCGATGACCGCCGCCCGGGTGCCGGGGATGCTGCGCGCGGCCGGACAACCGGACCTGGCCCGGGAATGGGCCGCCCGGCCGTCACCCGGAACCCCGCTCACCGGCGTCATCGCGCACGTGATGGCCGGTACACCCGGAGTCCTCGACGACCTGACGCCACGGGTACTGGCGACGCTGGAGGCGGCCGGGCGGGAACTGCGGCCGGTGACCGTGCCGGGTCCGGGGGAGATCGCGGCGACTCTGGTGGACGCGGATGCCGACGCGCTGGTCTATCTGCTGGACGGGTGGATGCTTCTGGTCGACCGTACCGGCGCGGTGTCCGCCATTGATCTTCCGCTTCTCCGTCTCGACGCCCCGGAGCTGAGCGGATATCTTCTCGCGCACGACGCCCGCCGGGCACAGGACCCGGACGCGCCGTCGTGGAGCGGCGCGCTGGACGACGTCTGCGAGTGGGCGGGCAAGGCACTGATCGGGGCGTTGCCGGGCGGCCGGTTGGTGCTGATCCCGTACGGCGTCCTCGGTTATGTGCCCTGGCACGCGGCCCGTCTCGGGGAGCGATACGCCTGCCAGGACTTCGCCTTCTCGTACGCCGCCTCAGCCCGGCAGTGGATCGCGGCAGTCCACCGGCCCCGCCTGGCCGAAGGGGAGACCGTCCTGGTCGCCGGGACCGCCCCGGACCTGCCGCTGGTGGCCACCGAACTCGCCCTCGTCGCCTCGCACTACCCGGCGACCACCGCGGCCGTGCGGTTCAGCGGCGCCCCGGTGGTGCACGTCGCCGCCCACGCCGTCGCGGCGCGCAGACCCGCCGAATCGCTGCTCGCCGTACCCGGCGGTGATCGCAGCGTCGCCGAGATCCTGGCCGAGGCCTACACCCGGGACCCGGACAGCCCCGGCGGACTGATCGTGCTGTCGTCGTGCACCAGCGACTTCGCCGCGGCCGACTTCGACGAGGCGCTGACCCTGGCCACCGCCTTCCTCGCTGCGGGCGCGGCCAGTGTGGTCGGCACCAAATGGGCGATGCTGGAACCGGCGACGGTCTGCCTGATGCACATGTTCCACCGGTTCCGGACCGGCGGACTCGGCGACCGGGACGCGCTGCGCGCCGCCCAGAACTGGATGCTCGACCCCGGCCCCACCCTGCCGGCCGAACTGGCCCCGGTGTGGACCCATCGCCCGGCCCGGCTGGCGCACCCGGCCCACTGGGCCGCGTTCGCCCACCACGGCGGCTGA
- a CDS encoding 3-hydroxybutyryl-CoA dehydrogenase: MNSTITRVGIVGCGTMGAGLAELCARAGLDVRVAVSSADSMTRGRDRISRSLDRAVTRGKISADDRERALGAVSFTGTLTGLADRQLVIESVPEDEKLKRDVFTALDAAIEDPDAILASNTSSFRITQLAGYTGQPWRVIGTHFFNPVQVLPLVEVVPTAQTAPHVTAGAEAFAVEVLGKQPIRSADRGGFVVNALLIPYLLGAIRMVETGHASAADIDRGMRLGCSHPLGPLELTDLIGLDVIASVAGALHAEFGDPIYAPPALLRTLVAEGRLGRKTGGGFFPNP, translated from the coding sequence ATGAACTCGACGATCACCCGGGTCGGCATCGTCGGCTGCGGCACCATGGGCGCCGGGCTCGCCGAACTCTGCGCCCGGGCCGGCCTGGACGTGAGGGTCGCGGTCTCGTCAGCCGACTCGATGACGCGGGGCCGCGACCGGATCAGCCGGTCCCTCGACCGGGCGGTGACCCGCGGCAAGATCAGCGCCGACGACCGGGAGCGGGCCCTCGGCGCCGTCTCGTTCACCGGCACGCTGACCGGGCTCGCCGACCGGCAACTGGTCATCGAGTCGGTGCCTGAGGACGAGAAACTCAAGCGTGACGTCTTCACCGCCCTGGACGCGGCGATCGAGGACCCGGACGCGATCCTGGCGTCCAACACGTCCTCGTTCCGGATCACCCAGCTCGCCGGGTACACCGGACAGCCGTGGCGGGTGATCGGCACCCACTTCTTCAACCCGGTGCAGGTGCTGCCACTGGTCGAGGTGGTGCCCACCGCCCAGACCGCCCCGCACGTCACCGCCGGAGCCGAGGCCTTCGCCGTCGAGGTGCTGGGCAAACAGCCGATCCGGTCCGCCGACCGGGGTGGTTTCGTGGTCAACGCGCTGCTGATCCCGTACCTGCTCGGCGCGATCCGGATGGTGGAGACCGGCCACGCCTCGGCCGCCGACATCGACCGGGGGATGCGACTCGGCTGCTCGCACCCGCTGGGACCGCTCGAACTGACCGACCTGATCGGCCTGGACGTGATCGCCTCGGTCGCCGGGGCCCTGCACGCCGAGTTCGGCGACCCGATCTACGCGCCCCCGGCCTTGCTGCGCACGCTGGTCGCCGAAGGCCGTCTGGGCCGCAAGACCGGCGGTGGCTTTTTCCCGAACCCCTGA
- a CDS encoding 3-oxoacyl-ACP synthase III family protein: MSAIGILATGAYVPKQIVTGEDVAGPAGVTPEWIERKTQIAARRYAAPDEATSDLAAHAAAQALDRAGLDASAIRYLIVSTSTPDSPQPPTSYLVQNLLGTTGAACLDINVVCSGFVYGLALARALVAQDPGTYALVVAADVYSRILDVTDRKTVVLLGDGAGAAVVGPVPTGGFLDMELSSHGHAHGLISVTAGGSRTPTTHETVDNGDHLFRMDGRGVRDFVMDTVPGALRTLVERAGHQLADVGHFVPHQANGVMLSELVTRSGLDHAHTHRNLERYGNTGSASTALALDDAATNGHLHDGDLVLLAGFGGGMSLGAALLRWTGQR, translated from the coding sequence GTGTCAGCGATCGGGATCCTGGCCACCGGGGCGTACGTCCCGAAACAGATCGTGACCGGCGAGGACGTGGCCGGCCCGGCCGGTGTCACGCCGGAGTGGATCGAACGTAAGACGCAGATCGCCGCCCGCCGGTACGCCGCCCCGGACGAGGCCACCTCCGACCTGGCGGCGCACGCCGCGGCCCAGGCCCTCGACCGGGCCGGGCTGGACGCCTCGGCGATCCGCTATCTCATCGTCTCCACCTCCACCCCGGACTCACCGCAGCCGCCGACCTCCTACCTGGTGCAGAACCTCCTCGGTACGACCGGCGCCGCCTGCCTCGACATCAACGTCGTGTGCAGCGGTTTCGTCTACGGCCTTGCCCTGGCCCGGGCGCTGGTGGCCCAGGACCCCGGCACGTACGCGCTGGTGGTCGCCGCCGACGTCTACTCCCGGATCCTGGACGTCACCGACCGTAAGACGGTGGTGCTGCTCGGCGACGGCGCGGGCGCGGCAGTCGTCGGCCCGGTGCCCACCGGCGGTTTCCTCGACATGGAACTGTCCAGCCACGGTCACGCCCACGGCCTGATCAGTGTCACCGCCGGCGGCAGCCGCACCCCCACCACCCACGAGACCGTCGACAACGGCGACCACCTGTTCCGGATGGACGGCCGGGGCGTGCGGGACTTCGTCATGGACACCGTGCCCGGCGCGCTGCGCACCCTGGTCGAACGGGCCGGCCACCAACTCGCCGACGTCGGCCACTTCGTGCCGCACCAGGCCAACGGGGTGATGCTCAGCGAACTCGTGACCCGGTCCGGGCTGGATCACGCGCACACCCACCGGAACCTGGAACGCTACGGCAACACCGGCAGCGCGTCCACCGCCCTCGCCCTGGACGACGCCGCCACCAACGGGCACCTGCACGACGGCGACCTGGTGCTGCTGGCCGGGTTCGGCGGCGGCATGTCCCTCGGTGCCGCACTGCTGCGCTGGACGGGACAGCGATGA